The following is a genomic window from Gloeocapsa sp. PCC 73106.
GCAAAAAAACTTTACCCGCATCTATCAAAGTTTTACAACGGTGTGATCAACAAACCCTCGTTGAAATTATTCTTTCTGAAGGGAGAAACCGTCAGATTCGTCGTATTGCTCAACGATTAGGCTTTCCTGTACTAGCTTTAGAGCGTCAGGCGATCGGCTTAATTACTTTAGATTTAGATGTGGGAGAATATCGCTTCCTGACAGAGGCTGAACTGAAACTAATTAAAGATTAGCTGTTTCAAATGTATTGCAAGATTCCACATCCCCCGTAAGTAAGCCTTGTTTAAACCATCTAACCCGCTGAGCTGAGGTACCATGAGTAAAGGATTCAGGTACTACATACCCCTGGGCCTGTTTTTGCAGGCGATCGTCTCCTATACTACTAGCTGCGGCGATCGCTTCTTCTACATCTCCTTGCTCTAATACTTGTCGGGAACGATGGGCGTGGTGAGCCCAAACACCTGCGAAACAATCTGCCTGCAACTCTTGTCTTACTGACAGTTGGTTAGCTTCTGCTTTGCTCACTCTCTTACTCAAAGTATAAACTTGTTCAGAAATCCCCAATAAATTTTGCACATGATGTCCTACCTCGTGAGCGATCACATAAGCTTGAGCAAAATCTCCAGGTGCGCCATGACGATTCTTCAAATCTTGATAAAAACTCAAATCAATGTAAACTTTCTGATCAGCAGGACAATAAAATGGTCCCATCGCAGCTTGAGCGTAACCACAAGCAGACTCTACTCGACCAGAAAATAGTACTAAAGTAGGCTCTACATATCGAGAACCGTTTTGACTGAATAATTCACCCCAAGTATCCTCTGTATCCGCTAAAACCACCGAGACAAATTCCGCTAATTCATCCTCTTCTGGCGGCGCAGAATAAGATCCAGAATCATATTGTGTCCCCTGTTCTAAAACAATGCTGGGATCGACCCCTAAAAGCATAGCAATGAGCGCCATGACTACCATTCCCAAACCGCCACCTACAGCACCGCGAGCCATTCCTCCACCGCGTCTGTCTTCAACATTACCGCTTCTTCTACCTAGTTTCCAGCGCATAGTTTTATTCTCTTGAAGATTATATTAATTTTTTTAAAGAAATTTTAACATAAAAAAAACGCCCCGCCTTTAGAAGGTAGAGCGTTTCTTTGTTTTAAGAATGATTAACCTTTGATCGCAGGAGCGCTTTCGCTGCTAGCTAAATCTAAGGGGAAGTTGTGAGCGTTACGTTCG
Proteins encoded in this region:
- a CDS encoding neutral zinc metallopeptidase, with the protein product MRWKLGRRSGNVEDRRGGGMARGAVGGGLGMVVMALIAMLLGVDPSIVLEQGTQYDSGSYSAPPEEDELAEFVSVVLADTEDTWGELFSQNGSRYVEPTLVLFSGRVESACGYAQAAMGPFYCPADQKVYIDLSFYQDLKNRHGAPGDFAQAYVIAHEVGHHVQNLLGISEQVYTLSKRVSKAEANQLSVRQELQADCFAGVWAHHAHRSRQVLEQGDVEEAIAAASSIGDDRLQKQAQGYVVPESFTHGTSAQRVRWFKQGLLTGDVESCNTFETANL